Proteins co-encoded in one Streptomyces sp. JH34 genomic window:
- a CDS encoding aldehyde dehydrogenase family protein, with amino-acid sequence MSFPSELARQYIDGEWLTGNGAWDIIDFNPYNGEKLCSVTVATAAEVDLAYRAAERAQRKWATTGSYERRAVLENAVRIVGERGAEIVELIIEELGGTRQRAEYEVRAAQEFLREAAGQAMWRTADLLPSAADGKENRVYRVPVGVVGVISAFDLPFLVTMKTVAPALALGNAVVVKPHQNAPVAGGGLVASIFEDAGLPAGLLNVLVTDSAEIGDSFIEHPVPKVISFTGSDRVGRHVGAVAAGLFKRTILELGGNSALVVLEDADLGHAVQAAVYSRFLFQGQVGMAANRILVDRSVEKEFTERFTAAVSALPSGDPRDPDTRIGPVVSAFQAEALTALVDGAIEAGATALVRGRTRGNVVEPTVLTGLPEGSPLLEEEIFGPVALLVPFDGEDEALRIVNAGPHGLSGAVHTADAERGVRFARRVTGGMFHVNGPTVQDGPEVASGGEKSSGMGRLNGEAAVAAFTTRKWISVQHGRTVFPF; translated from the coding sequence ATGTCCTTCCCCAGTGAACTGGCCCGCCAGTACATCGACGGCGAGTGGCTGACCGGCAACGGTGCGTGGGACATCATTGATTTCAATCCATACAACGGTGAGAAACTCTGCTCGGTCACCGTGGCCACGGCCGCGGAAGTCGACCTCGCCTACCGGGCCGCCGAACGCGCGCAGCGGAAATGGGCGACGACCGGTTCCTACGAACGGCGGGCCGTTCTGGAGAACGCCGTGCGGATCGTCGGGGAACGCGGCGCGGAAATCGTCGAGCTGATCATCGAGGAGCTCGGCGGTACCAGGCAGAGGGCCGAATACGAGGTGCGTGCCGCGCAGGAGTTCCTGCGCGAGGCGGCCGGGCAGGCGATGTGGCGGACGGCGGACCTGTTGCCCTCGGCCGCCGACGGCAAGGAGAACCGGGTCTACCGGGTGCCCGTCGGGGTCGTCGGCGTGATCAGCGCCTTCGACCTCCCCTTCCTGGTCACGATGAAGACCGTCGCCCCCGCGCTCGCGCTCGGCAACGCGGTCGTGGTGAAGCCCCACCAGAACGCGCCGGTCGCCGGCGGGGGGCTGGTCGCCAGCATCTTCGAGGACGCTGGGCTTCCGGCCGGGCTCCTCAACGTGCTCGTCACCGACAGTGCCGAGATAGGCGACTCCTTCATCGAGCACCCGGTGCCCAAGGTGATCTCGTTCACCGGTTCCGACCGGGTGGGCCGTCACGTCGGCGCCGTCGCCGCCGGGCTGTTCAAGCGGACCATCCTCGAACTGGGCGGCAACAGTGCCCTGGTCGTGCTGGAGGACGCCGACCTCGGCCACGCGGTCCAGGCGGCCGTCTACAGCCGGTTCCTGTTCCAGGGGCAGGTCGGCATGGCCGCCAACCGCATCCTGGTGGACCGCTCCGTGGAGAAGGAGTTCACCGAGCGGTTCACCGCAGCGGTGTCCGCCCTCCCGTCGGGGGACCCCCGTGACCCGGACACCCGTATCGGTCCTGTCGTCAGCGCCTTCCAGGCGGAGGCGCTCACCGCGCTGGTCGACGGTGCGATCGAGGCGGGTGCTACCGCGCTCGTGCGGGGGCGCACCCGCGGCAACGTCGTCGAGCCGACGGTGCTCACCGGGCTGCCGGAGGGGTCACCGCTGCTGGAGGAGGAGATCTTCGGTCCCGTGGCGCTGCTCGTGCCCTTCGACGGTGAGGACGAGGCCCTGCGCATCGTCAACGCCGGCCCCCACGGACTGAGCGGCGCGGTGCACACGGCGGACGCCGAGCGGGGCGTGCGGTTCGCCCGGCGTGTCACCGGCGGGATGTTCCATGTGAACGGTCCGACCGTGCAGGACGGTCCGGAGGTCGCTTCCGGGGGCGAGAAGAGCTCCGGCATGGGACGGCTGAACGGAGAGGCCGCGGTGGCGGCCTTCACGACCCGTAAGTGGATCTCGGTGCAGCACGGGCGAACGGTGTTTCCCTTCTGA
- a CDS encoding DinB family protein, giving the protein MVTHVPAEAPGNERGALLAFVEAQRGAIRRSVLGLTEEQAASRPGVSELSLSGLVKHVAEGELNWLRMAQRRPNDKERNADTWADGFRLTGGETMPQMLEFWAEVASETEAFIRHDVDSMDDTFPLPPAPWFPENGHCSMRWLLIHLVEEFGRHAGHADILRETLDGRTALQLVAEEAGYSGQS; this is encoded by the coding sequence ATGGTCACTCACGTTCCCGCCGAGGCTCCCGGCAACGAGCGGGGCGCGCTCCTCGCCTTCGTCGAGGCGCAGCGCGGTGCGATCCGGCGCTCCGTCCTCGGGCTCACCGAGGAGCAGGCCGCGAGCCGCCCCGGAGTGAGCGAGCTCTCGCTCTCCGGGCTGGTCAAGCACGTCGCCGAGGGCGAGCTGAACTGGCTGCGGATGGCCCAGCGGCGTCCGAACGACAAGGAGCGGAACGCCGACACCTGGGCGGACGGCTTCCGGCTCACGGGCGGCGAGACGATGCCGCAGATGCTGGAGTTCTGGGCCGAGGTCGCCTCGGAGACGGAGGCGTTCATCCGTCATGACGTCGACAGCATGGACGACACCTTCCCGCTGCCCCCGGCGCCCTGGTTCCCCGAGAACGGGCACTGCTCGATGCGCTGGCTGCTGATCCACCTCGTCGAGGAGTTCGGCCGTCACGCGGGCCATGCCGACATCCTCCGCGAGACGCTGGACGGCAGGACGGCCCTCCAGCTCGTGGCCGAGGAGGCGGGCTACTCTGGTCAAAGTTGA
- a CDS encoding PadR family transcriptional regulator, whose amino-acid sequence MSAIRLLVLGAVRQHRRAHGYQVRNDLEYWGAHEWSNAKPGSVYHALKQMAKQGLLLAHEVAPSTAGGPPRTEYEMTDLGEQEFFTLLRASLTSYDQSVDVLSAGIGFIVDLERGEAVALLRERVAAIEGWRASVTEHYTPSEGPESLGHIGEIMNMWVHSADAGAEWTRGLIARLEAGAYTFAGEGDPFVGVLAEGQENPYATGVPDPGDAR is encoded by the coding sequence ATGTCGGCGATCCGTCTCCTCGTCCTGGGGGCCGTGCGTCAGCATCGCCGCGCGCACGGCTACCAGGTGCGCAACGACCTGGAGTACTGGGGCGCTCACGAGTGGTCCAACGCCAAGCCCGGATCGGTCTACCACGCGCTCAAGCAGATGGCGAAGCAGGGACTGCTCCTCGCGCATGAGGTCGCCCCGTCCACGGCCGGCGGGCCGCCCCGCACGGAGTACGAGATGACGGACCTCGGTGAACAGGAGTTCTTCACCCTGCTCCGGGCGTCGCTGACGTCGTACGACCAGAGCGTGGACGTGCTCTCGGCCGGCATCGGCTTCATCGTCGACCTGGAGCGGGGCGAGGCGGTGGCGCTCCTGAGGGAGCGCGTCGCGGCCATCGAGGGCTGGCGCGCCTCGGTCACGGAGCACTACACGCCGTCGGAGGGCCCGGAGTCCCTCGGGCACATCGGCGAGATCATGAACATGTGGGTCCACTCGGCCGACGCGGGTGCCGAGTGGACGCGCGGTCTGATCGCCCGTCTCGAAGCGGGGGCGTACACCTTCGCCGGTGAGGGCGACCCCTTCGTCGGGGTGCTCGCCGAGGGTCAGGAGAACCCCTACGCCACCGGTGTGCCCGATCCTGGGGATGCCCGCTAA
- a CDS encoding ATP-binding cassette domain-containing protein: MNDAIVVEGVHKRYGEKRALDGLGFAVRRGTVHGVLGPNGAGKTTAVRVLTTLLRHDGGRAEVAGFDVRSQAAEVRRRIGLLGQHAAVDEKLGGRQNLEMFGRLYHLGARRAGLRADELLERFGLVDTGRKAVERYSGGMRRRLDLAASLITDPEVLFLDEPTTGLDPRGRAEVWNAVRSLTAGGTTVLLTTQYLEEADQLADRISVVDGGRVIAEGTADRLKEMVGGDRVDVVLRDADRLGEAAVLLGEGVTVDVDRRLLGAPAPDRMRALTRTVRALEEAGIEAEDIAVRRPTLDEVFLSLTGSGAGGSTRDGGTRAPAGTEVAA; this comes from the coding sequence GTGAACGACGCAATCGTCGTCGAGGGTGTGCACAAGCGGTACGGAGAGAAGCGAGCCCTGGACGGCCTCGGCTTCGCCGTCCGCAGGGGGACGGTGCACGGCGTGCTCGGCCCCAACGGGGCGGGCAAGACCACAGCCGTCCGGGTGCTGACGACCCTGCTGCGGCACGACGGCGGCCGGGCGGAAGTGGCGGGCTTCGACGTACGGTCCCAGGCCGCCGAGGTCAGGCGGCGGATCGGACTGCTCGGCCAGCACGCGGCGGTGGACGAGAAGCTCGGCGGCCGGCAGAACCTGGAGATGTTCGGCCGGCTGTACCACCTGGGGGCCCGCAGGGCGGGCCTGCGGGCCGACGAACTGCTGGAGCGTTTCGGGCTCGTGGACACCGGGCGCAAGGCGGTCGAGCGGTACAGCGGGGGCATGCGGCGCCGTCTCGATCTGGCCGCGTCCCTGATCACCGACCCGGAGGTCCTCTTCCTGGACGAACCCACGACCGGCCTCGACCCGCGGGGGCGCGCCGAGGTGTGGAACGCGGTGCGGTCACTGACGGCGGGCGGCACCACGGTCCTGCTGACCACGCAGTACCTGGAGGAGGCGGACCAGCTGGCCGACCGGATCTCGGTCGTCGACGGCGGCCGTGTCATCGCCGAGGGCACGGCCGACCGGCTCAAGGAGATGGTCGGCGGCGACCGCGTCGACGTGGTGCTGCGCGACGCGGACCGGCTCGGCGAGGCGGCCGTACTGCTCGGCGAGGGGGTGACCGTGGACGTGGACCGGCGGCTGCTCGGCGCACCCGCCCCGGACCGCATGCGGGCCCTGACCCGGACCGTACGGGCACTGGAGGAGGCGGGCATCGAGGCGGAGGACATCGCGGTGCGCCGGCCCACGCTGGACGAGGTGTTCCTGTCCCTCACCGGGTCCGGCGCGGGCGGATCCACGCGCGACGGCGGGACCCGCGCACCCGCGGGAACGGAGGTGGCGGCATGA
- a CDS encoding ABC transporter permease encodes MSTATAGPGRVGWALTDSWTMTRRELAHWARQPVQVVVGLVFPVMLLLMFNYLVGGGRGVDGDNTEFLVPGMLALTMAFGLEGTMLAVTQDLNKGVVDRFRSMPMVSGAVLVGRSVADMLQSVAALAVMTGVGYALGWRWHNGTAAALGALGLLLLLRFAMLWIGIQLAMVAGRPEMVQAVQILVWPVGFLSNVFASPESMPGPLGAVVEWNPMSATATAVRGLFGNPGGASGSWAAEHAGLLAVLWPVALIAVFFPLAVRRFARLSR; translated from the coding sequence ATGAGTACGGCGACGGCGGGACCGGGACGCGTCGGCTGGGCGCTGACCGACTCCTGGACGATGACCCGGCGCGAACTGGCGCACTGGGCGCGGCAGCCGGTCCAGGTGGTCGTCGGCCTGGTCTTCCCGGTGATGCTGCTCCTGATGTTCAACTACCTGGTCGGCGGCGGGCGGGGGGTCGACGGGGACAACACCGAGTTCCTGGTGCCCGGCATGCTCGCGCTCACCATGGCCTTCGGGCTCGAGGGCACGATGCTGGCCGTCACCCAGGACCTGAACAAGGGGGTCGTCGACCGGTTCCGCTCCATGCCGATGGTCTCGGGAGCCGTCCTGGTCGGGCGTAGCGTCGCCGACATGCTCCAGTCGGTGGCGGCGCTCGCCGTGATGACCGGAGTCGGGTACGCCCTCGGCTGGCGCTGGCACAACGGCACGGCCGCCGCTCTGGGAGCGCTGGGACTGCTGCTCCTGCTGCGGTTCGCGATGCTGTGGATCGGCATCCAGCTCGCGATGGTGGCGGGCAGGCCGGAGATGGTGCAGGCCGTGCAGATCCTGGTCTGGCCGGTGGGCTTCCTCTCCAACGTCTTCGCTTCACCCGAGTCGATGCCGGGCCCGCTGGGCGCCGTCGTCGAGTGGAACCCGATGTCGGCCACGGCGACGGCGGTACGCGGCCTTTTCGGCAACCCGGGCGGAGCCTCAGGCTCCTGGGCCGCCGAACACGCCGGACTCCTCGCCGTGCTCTGGCCGGTGGCGCTGATCGCGGTGTTCTTCCCTCTGGCGGTACGGAGGTTCGCGCGGCTCAGCAGGTGA
- a CDS encoding glutamate decarboxylase codes for MALHQGRHGKAAPSEEHRRLALNPFFGEADPTAPMIAAPPTHRLPDDPLPPSTAYRLVHDELMLDGNSRLNLATFVTTWMEPQAGVLMAECRDKNMIDKDEYPRTAELERRCVAMLADLWNAPDPASTVGCSTTGSSEACMLAGMALKRRWSARNTDRYPATARPNLVMGVNVQVCWEKFCTFWEVEPRQVPMDGERFHLDPQAAAELCDENTIGVVGILGSTFDGSYEPVADLCAALDDLQERTGLDIPVHVDGASGAMIAPFLDPDLVWDFRLPRVSSINTSGHKYGLVYPGVGWALWRSPAELPEELVFRVNYLGGDMPTFALNFSRPGAQVVAQYYTFLRLGREGYRAVQQASRDIARRLAVEFEALEDFRLLTRGDELPVFAVTTKPEVRAYDVFDVSRRLRERGWLVPAYTFPANRQDLSVLRVVCRNGFSSDLAELLLDDLRGLLPELRAQQHPLHREPGVQTAFHH; via the coding sequence ATGGCACTCCACCAGGGACGGCACGGCAAGGCCGCCCCGTCCGAGGAACACCGCAGACTCGCCCTGAACCCGTTCTTCGGGGAGGCCGACCCGACCGCGCCCATGATCGCGGCACCGCCGACGCACCGGCTCCCGGACGACCCGCTGCCGCCGTCGACCGCCTACCGGCTCGTCCACGACGAGCTGATGCTCGACGGGAACTCCCGGCTCAACCTCGCCACCTTCGTCACCACCTGGATGGAGCCCCAGGCCGGTGTGCTGATGGCCGAGTGCCGGGACAAGAACATGATCGACAAGGACGAGTACCCCCGCACCGCCGAGCTGGAACGGCGCTGCGTGGCGATGCTCGCCGACCTCTGGAACGCACCCGACCCGGCATCCACGGTGGGCTGTTCGACGACGGGCTCCAGCGAGGCCTGCATGCTGGCGGGGATGGCACTGAAGCGGCGCTGGTCGGCGAGGAACACCGACCGTTATCCGGCGACCGCGCGGCCCAACCTGGTGATGGGCGTCAACGTGCAGGTCTGCTGGGAGAAGTTCTGCACGTTCTGGGAGGTGGAGCCGCGCCAGGTCCCGATGGACGGTGAGCGCTTCCACCTGGACCCGCAGGCGGCGGCCGAGCTGTGCGACGAGAACACCATCGGTGTGGTCGGGATCCTCGGGTCCACCTTCGACGGTTCCTACGAGCCGGTCGCCGACCTCTGCGCGGCGCTGGACGACCTCCAGGAGCGCACCGGGCTCGACATCCCCGTCCATGTGGACGGCGCGTCCGGGGCGATGATCGCCCCGTTCCTCGACCCGGACCTGGTCTGGGACTTCCGGCTGCCCCGGGTGTCCTCGATCAACACGTCCGGGCACAAGTACGGCCTGGTCTACCCGGGTGTGGGCTGGGCGCTGTGGCGTTCCCCGGCCGAGCTGCCGGAGGAGCTGGTGTTCCGGGTCAACTACCTGGGTGGCGACATGCCGACCTTCGCGTTGAACTTCTCCCGGCCCGGCGCACAGGTGGTCGCGCAGTACTACACGTTCCTGCGGCTGGGCCGGGAGGGCTACCGGGCCGTGCAGCAGGCCTCCCGGGACATCGCGCGCCGGCTCGCCGTGGAGTTCGAGGCCCTGGAGGACTTCAGGCTCCTGACCCGCGGCGACGAACTCCCGGTGTTCGCGGTGACGACGAAGCCCGAGGTGCGGGCGTACGACGTCTTCGACGTGTCGAGGCGGCTGCGGGAGCGAGGCTGGCTGGTGCCCGCGTACACCTTCCCCGCCAACCGCCAGGACCTCTCGGTGCTGCGGGTCGTCTGCCGCAACGGCTTCTCGTCGGACCTCGCGGAGCTGCTGCTGGACGACCTGCGCGGGCTGCTGCCCGAACTGCGCGCCCAGCAGCACCCGCTGCACCGGGAGCCCGGGGTCCAGACGGCGTTCCACCACTGA
- the wrbA gene encoding NAD(P)H:quinone oxidoreductase type IV, translated as MPTSVNVAVIYYSSTGTISTIAKAMAGYVESAGAHMRLRKAAELAPQAAIDSNPAWAEHARATADIPEVSPDDMVWADAVIFGTPTRYGNVTAQLKQFLDTLGGLWQAGQLADKVYSGFTASSTTHGGQESTLLALYNTIYHFGGILVPPGYTDPSKFVDGNPYGTSHVSGQGDIPVAEQTLTAARVQAERVVKFTRAVKAGLAAED; from the coding sequence ATGCCCACGTCCGTCAACGTCGCCGTCATCTACTACTCCTCCACCGGCACGATCTCCACGATCGCCAAGGCCATGGCCGGATACGTCGAGAGCGCCGGAGCGCACATGCGGCTGCGCAAGGCCGCCGAGCTCGCCCCCCAGGCGGCGATCGACTCCAATCCGGCCTGGGCCGAGCACGCACGGGCGACCGCCGACATCCCCGAGGTCTCGCCGGACGACATGGTCTGGGCGGACGCGGTGATCTTCGGTACGCCGACCCGGTACGGCAACGTCACGGCCCAGCTCAAGCAGTTCCTCGACACGCTGGGCGGGCTCTGGCAGGCGGGACAGCTCGCCGACAAGGTCTACAGCGGCTTCACCGCCAGCAGCACGACCCACGGCGGACAGGAGTCCACCCTGCTGGCGCTGTACAACACGATCTACCACTTCGGCGGAATCCTGGTGCCGCCCGGCTACACGGACCCCTCGAAGTTCGTCGACGGCAACCCGTACGGCACCTCCCATGTCTCGGGCCAGGGCGACATCCCTGTCGCCGAGCAGACCCTGACCGCCGCACGTGTCCAGGCCGAACGCGTCGTGAAGTTCACCCGGGCCGTCAAGGCCGGACTCGCGGCAGAGGACTGA
- a CDS encoding YbjQ family protein: MGIEDYGGGQTPRADVLVVTTNDVPGYQVTEVIGEVFGLTVRSRHLGSQIGAGLKSMIGGELKGLTKTLVETRNQAMERLVDQARARGANAVLMMRFDVSEAADVGTEVCAYGTAAVISNS; the protein is encoded by the coding sequence ATGGGCATTGAGGACTACGGGGGCGGACAGACACCCCGGGCGGACGTCCTGGTCGTCACCACGAACGACGTTCCCGGCTACCAGGTGACCGAGGTCATCGGCGAGGTGTTCGGACTCACGGTCCGCTCCCGCCACCTCGGCAGCCAGATCGGCGCCGGTCTGAAGTCGATGATCGGCGGTGAGCTCAAAGGACTCACCAAGACGCTGGTCGAGACCCGCAACCAGGCGATGGAGCGGCTGGTCGACCAGGCCAGGGCCCGCGGCGCGAACGCGGTGCTGATGATGCGCTTCGACGTGAGCGAGGCGGCGGACGTGGGCACCGAGGTCTGCGCGTACGGAACGGCCGCCGTGATCAGCAATTCCTGA
- a CDS encoding DedA family protein, whose product MNTLALGPSWLDPDYLLNTFGLPGLLLIVFAESGLLIGFFLPGDSLLFTTGLLVTTGDLKYPLWLVCVLVALAAIIGDQVGYLFGRKVGPALFKRPDSRLFKQENVEKAHEFFEKYGPKSLVLARFVPIVRTFTPIIAGVSRMDYRSFITFNIIGGILWGVGVTLLGAALGKIAFVHENIEMILILIVLISVVPILIEFLRARSKSKKERAARQGDDHGPSDGGPSAGPHGGAGEDGQGPAAHQHTGDRAAPYGGAPYDSRYGTDQGGQYAGGQGAQYGDGPYGGAQVGPYGGQAGQYGGAQAGPYGGQAGQYGQGGQQQGGAGYGGQDTPYGGRYAGGQDTRYTAPQGGGQYGAADQDGRYGAGQGQYGAGQGGQYGGDQGAQYPAGQYGAGQHGASDQGGQYGAAQGQYGAGQYGASDQGGQYGAAQGQYGAGQYGAADQGGQYGAAQGQYGGARPAQQPPQPSQYTDGGSYDDRPAARPGDGQEDDPGQYGWQDRR is encoded by the coding sequence TTGAATACGCTTGCGCTCGGCCCGAGCTGGCTGGACCCGGATTATCTGCTCAACACCTTCGGGCTGCCCGGCCTCCTGCTCATCGTGTTCGCCGAGTCCGGACTGCTGATCGGGTTCTTCCTGCCCGGCGACTCCCTGTTGTTCACCACGGGCCTCCTGGTGACGACCGGCGACCTCAAGTACCCCCTGTGGCTGGTCTGCGTCCTGGTCGCCCTGGCGGCGATCATCGGCGACCAGGTCGGCTATCTCTTCGGCCGCAAGGTGGGACCGGCGCTCTTCAAACGCCCGGACTCCCGTCTCTTCAAGCAGGAGAACGTCGAGAAGGCCCACGAGTTCTTCGAGAAGTACGGACCGAAGTCCCTGGTGCTGGCCCGCTTCGTCCCCATCGTCCGCACGTTCACGCCGATCATCGCCGGTGTGAGCCGGATGGACTACCGCTCCTTCATCACGTTCAACATCATCGGCGGCATCCTCTGGGGTGTCGGCGTGACGCTGCTCGGGGCGGCCCTCGGCAAGATCGCCTTCGTGCACGAGAACATCGAGATGATCCTCATCCTGATCGTGCTGATCTCCGTGGTGCCGATCCTGATCGAGTTCCTGAGGGCCCGCAGCAAGTCGAAGAAGGAACGCGCCGCGCGGCAGGGCGACGACCACGGCCCCTCGGACGGCGGCCCCTCGGCGGGCCCGCACGGCGGAGCGGGCGAGGACGGCCAGGGCCCCGCCGCCCACCAGCACACCGGTGACCGGGCGGCCCCGTACGGCGGCGCCCCCTACGACAGCCGGTACGGCACCGATCAGGGCGGCCAGTACGCCGGCGGCCAGGGCGCCCAGTACGGTGACGGCCCGTACGGCGGTGCTCAGGTGGGCCCGTACGGCGGCCAGGCAGGTCAGTACGGCGGTGCTCAGGCGGGGCCGTACGGCGGCCAGGCAGGTCAGTACGGTCAGGGCGGTCAGCAGCAGGGCGGCGCCGGGTACGGCGGCCAGGACACTCCGTACGGCGGCCGGTACGCCGGTGGCCAGGACACCAGGTACACCGCACCCCAGGGAGGCGGGCAGTACGGCGCGGCGGACCAGGATGGTCGGTACGGCGCGGGCCAGGGCCAGTACGGGGCCGGGCAGGGCGGTCAGTACGGCGGTGACCAGGGCGCCCAGTACCCCGCGGGTCAGTACGGCGCAGGGCAGCACGGCGCCTCGGACCAGGGCGGACAGTACGGCGCGGCTCAGGGTCAGTACGGCGCGGGCCAGTACGGCGCCTCGGACCAGGGCGGACAGTACGGCGCGGCTCAGGGTCAGTACGGCGCGGGCCAGTACGGCGCCGCGGACCAGGGCGGACAGTACGGCGCCGCTCAGGGTCAGTACGGCGGCGCCCGGCCCGCTCAGCAGCCCCCTCAGCCCTCTCAGTACACGGACGGCGGCTCCTACGACGACCGGCCCGCGGCCCGCCCGGGCGACGGCCAGGAGGACGACCCGGGTCAGTACGGCTGGCAGGACAGGCGCTGA